In the Leptolyngbya sp. SIO1E4 genome, one interval contains:
- a CDS encoding response regulator transcription factor yields MIRLVIVDDQVLIRQGLSSLLQAKPDIEVVGEAENGQAALALITALMDTPDQPDLVLLDIRMPVMDGVAATQEICHRWANSISVLILSTFDDDEYVAEAMRHGAKGYLLKDTPSDELAEAIRSIYKGYTYLGPGLFEKTLTASPKRSTTATVPPEFLTLSPREQEVLQLIATGANNREIAKALHISERTVKNHVSSILSHLQLRDRIQVALLANKFLPKLE; encoded by the coding sequence GTGATCCGACTGGTGATTGTGGATGATCAGGTACTGATTCGCCAGGGGTTGAGCAGTCTGCTGCAGGCTAAACCAGATATTGAGGTGGTTGGCGAAGCGGAGAATGGGCAAGCGGCACTGGCCCTGATCACCGCCCTCATGGATACCCCTGACCAGCCTGATCTGGTGCTGCTGGATATTCGCATGCCGGTTATGGATGGGGTGGCTGCAACCCAGGAAATTTGCCACCGTTGGGCGAATAGTATCAGCGTCCTCATCTTGAGCACGTTTGATGATGACGAATACGTTGCTGAGGCCATGCGGCATGGCGCTAAAGGGTATCTCCTGAAAGACACCCCCTCCGATGAACTAGCCGAGGCAATTCGCTCTATCTACAAAGGCTATACCTACTTGGGGCCAGGCCTGTTTGAAAAAACCCTAACAGCCTCCCCCAAGCGCTCGACGACGGCGACCGTCCCCCCTGAGTTTTTGACGCTCTCCCCTCGGGAGCAAGAGGTTTTGCAGCTGATTGCGACTGGTGCCAACAATCGCGAGATTGCCAAAGCCTTGCATATTTCAGAACGCACTGTGAAAAACCACGTCAGCAGCATTTTGAGCCATTTGCAACTGCGAGATCGCATCCAGGTAGCCCTGCTCGCCAATAAATTTCTCCCCAAGCTGGAATAG
- a CDS encoding ABC transporter ATP-binding protein → MPLIQVFDVTKTYGIGDVRVDALAGVSFTVETGDYCAIMGASGSGKSTLMNIIGCLDRPTAGSYRLDNVEVDQLGDDELAHIRNRKIGFVFQQFHLLPQLTALENVMLPMVYAGVSPKARQQRAEAALIQVGLEQRLHNRPQQLSGGQQQRVAIARAIVNQPVLLLADEPTGALDSQTTEEILGIFGDLNAGGMTVVMVTHEAEVARNTRRVIWFKDGYIVHSALDPHNLGSVVVG, encoded by the coding sequence ATGCCGCTTATTCAAGTTTTTGATGTCACCAAAACCTACGGGATTGGTGATGTCCGGGTTGATGCCCTGGCGGGTGTGAGCTTCACCGTGGAAACCGGAGACTATTGCGCCATTATGGGGGCGTCTGGCTCTGGCAAATCAACCCTGATGAACATCATCGGCTGCCTTGATCGCCCGACGGCTGGCAGCTATCGTCTCGACAATGTTGAGGTCGATCAGCTCGGAGACGATGAGCTGGCCCATATCCGCAATCGCAAAATTGGGTTTGTTTTTCAGCAGTTTCATCTGCTACCCCAGCTCACCGCCCTGGAAAATGTAATGCTACCGATGGTCTATGCGGGGGTGTCCCCGAAAGCACGCCAGCAACGGGCTGAAGCTGCCCTGATACAGGTGGGGCTAGAGCAGCGACTGCATAATCGCCCGCAACAGCTTTCTGGGGGGCAGCAGCAACGGGTCGCGATCGCCCGCGCGATCGTGAACCAACCAGTACTGCTATTAGCCGATGAACCCACGGGTGCCTTAGACTCACAAACCACTGAGGAAATTCTCGGAATCTTTGGTGACCTCAATGCTGGGGGGATGACGGTGGTGATGGTGACCCATGAGGCTGAGGTGGCTCGCAACACGCGCCGCGTCATCTGGTTTAAGGACGGGTACATTGTGCACAGCGCGCTTGACCCTCACAATTTAGGCAGTGTGGTTGTGGGCTAA
- a CDS encoding alpha/beta hydrolase produces the protein MGIQNIHLRRVFSTIVSSLPIAFIALPSLAAERVIFSYGLLEISIPVDSLETFAREGRIDDKLAPYAQEVSPEELAEVQEILLTPIDVSHVTLSQFLYSSLGEVLLEYLGELIQTDARLNGFYALRSAVVLAAADSEGLTVLNVLRQFPTPALRVNGVRAVQVAGAFTKLLQETEQMIALIEDQAAIEAAASPPMDFSQLPDLRQLGALSWQTETLELYDQSRDRAFETTLYSPSPQPATPMPVVVISHGLGADNTNFIDLAQHLASHGFAVALLQHPGSDTQQLQNLLAGDVSEVIDPQEFIDSPKDVSFLLDELQRRNQSQASQSASFNLQQVGVIGHSFGGYTALALAGAELDFEQLRADCTFEDRGLRDLNLVNLSLLLQCVALDGDYEFHPSLRDDRVQAVLAMNPISGSVFGPRGLQPVQVPVMLVAGSNDPVAPALLEQIRPFTWLAGADKYLVLIQGGTHVYVGSEPSNDGAWVIPEEVVSPDPALARDYLKVSSLAFMQTHVAAQESYQVYLTASYPQAISQPPMKLMLVRTLPATASSALE, from the coding sequence ATGGGTATTCAAAACATTCACCTACGTCGCGTTTTTAGCACGATAGTCAGCAGTTTACCGATCGCGTTCATCGCGCTACCGTCTCTGGCAGCCGAACGGGTTATTTTTTCCTACGGTCTTTTAGAAATCTCGATTCCTGTTGACTCTTTAGAAACCTTTGCCCGAGAAGGCCGAATTGATGACAAACTGGCCCCCTACGCCCAGGAAGTCAGCCCTGAAGAGTTAGCAGAAGTTCAGGAAATTTTGTTGACGCCGATAGACGTGAGCCATGTGACGCTCTCTCAATTTCTCTACTCGTCTTTGGGAGAGGTCTTATTAGAGTATTTGGGAGAGCTGATTCAGACCGATGCTCGACTCAATGGCTTCTATGCCTTGCGTTCCGCTGTTGTGTTGGCTGCGGCTGACTCAGAGGGGTTAACGGTTTTGAATGTGCTGCGCCAATTCCCAACGCCCGCCCTGCGGGTCAATGGCGTGCGAGCAGTGCAAGTGGCGGGCGCGTTTACCAAACTCCTGCAAGAAACCGAGCAGATGATTGCTCTGATTGAAGATCAGGCAGCGATCGAAGCGGCAGCGTCGCCCCCGATGGATTTTTCCCAACTGCCTGACCTGCGACAGCTGGGGGCCTTAAGCTGGCAAACAGAGACTTTAGAGCTGTACGACCAGAGTCGCGATCGTGCGTTTGAGACAACTCTGTATTCACCGTCTCCGCAACCGGCGACCCCGATGCCCGTCGTCGTGATTTCCCATGGGCTAGGGGCAGACAACACCAATTTCATCGACTTAGCGCAGCATTTAGCGAGTCATGGCTTTGCGGTGGCGCTGCTGCAGCACCCTGGCAGCGATACCCAGCAGTTGCAAAATCTGCTGGCAGGTGATGTCAGTGAAGTCATCGATCCTCAGGAGTTTATCGATAGCCCTAAGGATGTGTCTTTTCTATTAGATGAGCTGCAGCGTCGTAATCAATCCCAGGCTTCGCAATCGGCCTCCTTTAATCTGCAGCAGGTGGGCGTCATCGGGCATTCCTTTGGCGGGTATACGGCCCTGGCCCTGGCCGGTGCTGAACTGGATTTTGAACAGCTCCGGGCAGACTGTACGTTTGAAGACAGGGGGCTGCGCGACCTCAACTTGGTGAATCTGTCATTGCTGCTGCAGTGCGTTGCCCTAGATGGGGACTATGAATTTCACCCATCCTTACGGGATGACCGAGTGCAGGCCGTTTTGGCCATGAACCCGATTAGCGGCAGCGTGTTTGGCCCCAGGGGGCTACAACCTGTTCAGGTTCCCGTCATGCTGGTGGCAGGCAGCAATGACCCAGTGGCCCCGGCCCTGTTAGAGCAGATTCGACCCTTTACCTGGCTGGCGGGGGCGGATAAGTATCTGGTGTTGATTCAGGGGGGCACCCATGTGTACGTCGGTTCAGAGCCCTCTAATGACGGGGCTTGGGTCATCCCTGAAGAGGTGGTAAGCCCAGACCCGGCCTTGGCCCGAGACTACCTTAAGGTCAGCAGTCTGGCCTTTATGCAGACCCATGTGGCGGCTCAAGAGTCCTATCAGGTATACCTGACGGCTAGCTATCCCCAAGCCATTAGTCAGCCACCGATGAAGCTCATGCTGGTGCGCACCCTCCCAGCCACTGCCTCCTCTGCGCTGGAGTGA
- a CDS encoding efflux RND transporter periplasmic adaptor subunit has product MVVALGGGALVYLQQRQSGFSPSLDQQTVLVERQDLTSQILASGVVQAERTINLSPEDSGKIAELLVQEGDFVTQGQMIARMASRRSQAEVNQFQAALDQAEADLTQRRAGARSEEIAEAQARVEAAQASVEATQAQLQKAQAELTRFQQLADQGAVSANELGTYLTTEQETNANLVADQQRLEEAQAALAMLRNGTRPEEVAQAEAAVAQAEAQLTAVQVQLEETVVRAPFAGIITRRFAETGDFVTPNTAASSGDGASSTSIAELSSGLEIEAKVPEANIAKLRVGQTAEIRSNAYPDQVFAGNIKLIAPRAIRDNEVTVFRVKVTLSTGQDILKSGMNVRLTFIGDPITDALVIPLAAVVTQPDGETGVYLSNEETSAAPAFHPIQIGITTGAQVEVIEGLSPGDRILIEPPADKKIEGVDTVGF; this is encoded by the coding sequence ATGGTTGTTGCGCTGGGGGGCGGTGCTCTGGTCTATCTTCAGCAGCGGCAGAGTGGCTTCTCGCCTTCCCTTGATCAGCAGACGGTGCTGGTTGAGCGCCAAGACCTCACCTCCCAAATTTTGGCTAGCGGGGTTGTACAAGCAGAACGCACCATTAACCTGAGTCCTGAAGACTCTGGCAAAATTGCAGAATTGCTGGTTCAAGAAGGTGATTTTGTGACCCAGGGGCAAATGATTGCTCGGATGGCCAGCCGTCGCAGTCAGGCAGAGGTGAATCAGTTTCAGGCGGCGTTAGATCAAGCCGAAGCCGATCTGACTCAAAGAAGAGCGGGGGCTCGCTCCGAAGAGATTGCCGAGGCCCAGGCCCGCGTTGAAGCCGCCCAAGCCTCCGTTGAGGCGACCCAGGCTCAACTCCAAAAAGCTCAGGCAGAACTCACGCGGTTTCAACAGCTGGCTGATCAGGGGGCCGTTTCTGCCAATGAGTTAGGCACTTATCTCACCACTGAGCAGGAAACCAACGCCAATCTGGTGGCTGACCAGCAACGGCTAGAGGAAGCCCAAGCAGCCCTGGCGATGCTGCGTAACGGTACCCGCCCTGAAGAGGTTGCCCAGGCAGAAGCAGCGGTTGCCCAGGCGGAAGCCCAGCTGACGGCCGTGCAAGTGCAGTTGGAAGAGACCGTTGTGCGGGCTCCTTTTGCCGGAATTATTACCCGCCGCTTTGCCGAAACTGGTGATTTCGTCACCCCTAACACGGCAGCCTCTTCTGGTGATGGTGCTTCTTCTACCTCCATTGCTGAACTCTCTAGTGGCTTGGAAATTGAGGCGAAGGTGCCTGAGGCTAATATTGCCAAGCTGCGAGTTGGCCAGACTGCTGAAATCCGCAGTAATGCCTATCCTGACCAGGTTTTTGCAGGAAACATCAAGCTCATTGCCCCTCGCGCTATTCGAGACAACGAAGTCACGGTTTTTCGCGTCAAGGTAACCCTATCCACGGGGCAAGACATCCTGAAATCAGGCATGAATGTGCGGCTGACTTTTATCGGCGATCCCATTACCGATGCCCTGGTGATTCCGCTGGCGGCGGTGGTGACTCAACCCGATGGTGAAACGGGGGTTTATCTCAGCAATGAGGAGACGTCGGCTGCTCCTGCCTTTCATCCTATCCAGATTGGGATTACGACCGGTGCTCAGGTGGAGGTGATTGAAGGCCTCAGCCCAGGCGATCGCATCTTAATTGAGCCGCCTGCTGACAAAAAGATCGAAGGCGTTGACACGGTTGGATTTTGA
- a CDS encoding ABC transporter permease, which produces MNLTENFQMALKTLSANRLRSLLTMLGIIIGNASVIAMVAIGEGAKQFTQERLESFGPNQLTIFAGRPDEFGTTDDAAELTLADVTAIAQQAPAVQEIAPQIATQLQLTHRARSRQASLIGSTSGIVYVRNLQVEEGRFLSSTDLQQNTQAIVLGAVLARRLFGQQSPLGEALQVGDFNFQVIGVLAPKGSLFGVNYDETAYVPITTMAYQLSGRRSPNGIPIDYLEVSARDAESIRAAAFQIGNILTRRHGKQNFSIFANKSFQDLVAQITGSLSLVLAAIAGISLLVGGIGVMNIMLVSVTERTHEIGLRKAIGATQRVILTQFLIEAIILSVAGGVIGIGLGTGGAFLVTVFSPLSPGVTLDAIVLATGVSGGIGLIFGVVPARQAARLDPIVALRGQ; this is translated from the coding sequence ATGAACCTCACCGAAAACTTCCAAATGGCGCTCAAAACTCTGAGTGCTAATCGACTCAGAAGCCTCTTGACCATGTTGGGCATCATCATCGGTAATGCGTCTGTAATTGCGATGGTGGCGATTGGAGAAGGGGCCAAGCAGTTTACCCAAGAACGCTTAGAGTCTTTTGGTCCGAATCAGCTCACCATTTTTGCCGGTCGCCCCGATGAGTTTGGCACTACGGATGATGCGGCTGAACTGACGTTGGCAGATGTGACGGCGATCGCCCAGCAGGCCCCCGCTGTCCAGGAGATTGCGCCGCAAATTGCCACCCAACTGCAACTGACCCATCGGGCGCGATCGCGCCAAGCGAGCCTGATTGGCTCTACCTCTGGCATTGTCTATGTGCGTAACCTGCAAGTAGAAGAAGGTCGATTTTTGAGTTCGACTGATCTGCAGCAGAACACCCAGGCCATCGTGCTGGGGGCTGTCCTGGCGCGGCGGCTGTTTGGTCAGCAGTCTCCCCTGGGGGAGGCCCTGCAAGTAGGCGATTTCAACTTTCAGGTGATTGGGGTGCTCGCCCCTAAAGGGAGCCTCTTTGGCGTTAACTATGACGAAACCGCCTACGTCCCGATTACCACGATGGCCTATCAGCTATCTGGGCGGCGATCGCCAAACGGTATCCCGATCGACTATCTAGAAGTTTCGGCCCGAGATGCAGAGAGTATTCGAGCAGCGGCCTTCCAAATTGGCAACATCTTGACCCGTCGTCACGGCAAGCAAAATTTTTCTATCTTTGCCAATAAGTCTTTTCAGGATTTGGTGGCACAAATCACCGGCAGCTTGAGTTTGGTGCTGGCTGCGATCGCCGGCATTTCTTTGCTGGTGGGCGGCATTGGTGTCATGAATATCATGCTGGTTTCTGTGACCGAGCGTACCCACGAAATTGGCCTCCGCAAGGCCATTGGTGCCACCCAACGGGTGATCCTGACCCAGTTTTTGATTGAGGCCATCATTCTCTCGGTTGCAGGGGGGGTGATTGGTATCGGACTGGGAACGGGCGGTGCCTTTCTGGTCACGGTCTTTAGTCCGCTGAGCCCTGGGGTAACCCTCGATGCCATTGTTCTGGCCACGGGGGTTTCTGGCGGCATCGGCCTGATTTTTGGGGTTGTTCCAGCGCGCCAGGCCGCTCGCTTAGATCCAATTGTTGCTCTCAGGGGTCAGTAA
- a CDS encoding sensor histidine kinase, translated as MKHRFRTQPHPFRPIQLTEWILLGIAVLSELPWENLPYLSTLLGESLAETELVPFAWLWTLICLLVLGLLGLRLPVGSALNKWIYIAVQFGLILIATTLGQWLSPFLMPYLVVAIRGYLIFRRSGRWWVTGVAFGLATTSLIIPLSDIQGIHADLAKLPALTIPQLRTLILFVGISGILLCGLILAFGLMLVNAVLSERNSRQQLAAAHQQLRRYALRIEDQATLQERNRIAREIHDAVGHNLTALRIQLENALLFSPSDAHKTETYLQSAQQLAATALTEIRHSVSTLRSDPLNGKPLVSALEQLCGELQCQIPGDFVYELDLVNPIKREVGATVYRLVQEALTNVVRHSQADQIKLQIKTDLDYLWLMIEDNGIGFDPAQTTAGFGLKSMRERAVAMGGQLHIATAPYQGCRLSAQLPLVEVVM; from the coding sequence GTGAAACATCGGTTCCGAACCCAACCCCACCCTTTTCGCCCGATACAGCTTACCGAGTGGATTTTGCTGGGCATCGCGGTCTTGTCTGAACTGCCCTGGGAAAACCTGCCCTATCTATCCACGTTGTTGGGCGAATCCCTGGCAGAAACTGAACTGGTTCCGTTTGCCTGGCTGTGGACTTTAATATGCCTGCTGGTCTTAGGGTTACTCGGGCTGCGACTGCCCGTCGGGTCAGCCCTCAACAAATGGATTTACATTGCCGTACAGTTTGGGCTGATTTTAATCGCCACCACCCTGGGGCAATGGCTATCTCCATTTTTGATGCCTTATCTGGTCGTCGCCATTCGAGGGTATTTGATCTTTCGCCGCTCAGGCCGCTGGTGGGTGACCGGGGTCGCCTTTGGGCTAGCCACCACCTCGTTGATTATTCCGTTATCAGACATTCAAGGCATCCATGCAGACCTGGCTAAACTGCCCGCTTTGACGATTCCTCAGCTCAGGACCCTGATTCTGTTTGTCGGCATTAGCGGTATTTTGCTCTGCGGTTTGATTTTGGCCTTCGGGTTAATGCTGGTCAATGCTGTGCTCTCAGAGCGCAACAGTCGTCAGCAGCTCGCCGCTGCCCACCAGCAACTGCGCCGCTATGCCTTACGAATCGAAGATCAGGCCACCCTACAAGAACGCAATCGCATTGCCCGAGAAATTCACGACGCGGTGGGCCACAATCTGACAGCCCTGCGGATTCAGCTAGAAAATGCGCTGCTGTTTTCTCCCTCAGATGCTCACAAAACCGAAACCTACCTCCAATCGGCCCAACAGTTAGCCGCAACGGCCCTGACAGAAATTCGACACTCGGTTTCAACCCTACGGTCTGATCCGCTCAATGGAAAGCCACTCGTATCCGCTTTAGAGCAGCTTTGCGGTGAATTGCAGTGCCAAATCCCGGGAGATTTTGTCTATGAGTTAGACCTGGTTAACCCCATCAAAAGAGAAGTCGGTGCAACCGTCTATCGCCTTGTGCAAGAAGCCTTGACCAACGTAGTCCGGCATAGCCAGGCCGATCAGATTAAGCTACAAATAAAGACCGATTTAGACTACCTCTGGCTGATGATAGAAGACAACGGCATTGGTTTTGACCCGGCTCAAACCACAGCCGGGTTTGGGCTCAAGAGCATGCGAGAACGGGCAGTTGCCATGGGCGGGCAGCTGCATATTGCCACCGCCCCCTACCAAGGCTGTCGGCTGAGCGCTCAGTTGCCTTTAGTTGAGGTAGTGATGTGA
- a CDS encoding diguanylate cyclase, whose amino-acid sequence MANILIADDDALARTILNLAMQQEGHQVTQAETGQECLELAQKQTQDMIFLDAKMPNMDGFTCCAELKALLQDQCPPVVMITGLSDQESVDRAFSVGAIDYVTKPIHMAVLRHRMRQVLRERELMHQLGAINQQLATANKELQQLARLDGLTRLANRRYFEELLSKEWRRLARQQQPLGVIFCDVDFFKQYNDLYGHLAGDFCLQDISQLLQLSIMRPADLVARYGGEEFVILLPETDGTGTEHVAKRIHTKLSNAAIPHKGSQIASIVTLSMGATCTLPNLTTDPKDVLEVADRALYNAKSQGRNQTVLTPYQQA is encoded by the coding sequence GTGGCAAACATTTTAATTGCAGATGATGATGCTTTAGCACGCACTATCTTGAACTTGGCGATGCAGCAAGAGGGGCATCAGGTAACCCAAGCTGAGACCGGGCAGGAATGTTTAGAACTGGCCCAGAAACAGACCCAAGACATGATTTTCTTGGATGCCAAAATGCCCAATATGGATGGCTTTACCTGCTGTGCCGAGTTAAAAGCATTGTTGCAAGATCAGTGTCCACCTGTGGTGATGATTACCGGGTTGTCCGATCAGGAATCGGTTGATCGGGCTTTTTCAGTGGGCGCCATCGACTACGTCACCAAACCCATCCATATGGCGGTGCTGCGGCATCGCATGCGGCAGGTGCTGCGAGAGCGGGAGCTGATGCATCAGCTCGGAGCCATTAATCAGCAGTTAGCTACGGCGAATAAGGAACTTCAGCAGCTTGCTCGTCTTGATGGCCTGACTCGGCTGGCAAACCGTCGCTATTTTGAAGAACTATTGTCTAAAGAATGGAGGCGGTTAGCGCGTCAACAGCAACCGCTGGGCGTTATCTTCTGCGACGTTGATTTCTTCAAGCAATACAACGATCTGTATGGTCATTTAGCCGGTGATTTTTGCCTGCAAGACATTAGTCAACTACTGCAGCTCAGCATTATGCGCCCGGCTGATCTGGTCGCTCGCTACGGTGGTGAAGAGTTTGTGATCTTACTCCCCGAGACAGATGGTACGGGTACGGAGCACGTGGCCAAGCGCATTCATACCAAACTCAGTAACGCGGCGATTCCCCACAAGGGCTCTCAAATTGCTTCCATCGTCACCTTGAGCATGGGAGCGACCTGCACATTGCCGAACCTCACGACTGATCCTAAAGACGTGTTAGAAGTTGCCGATCGCGCTTTGTACAACGCAAAGTCTCAAGGCCGCAATCAGACAGTCCTCACCCCATATCAGCAAGCTTGA
- a CDS encoding mechanosensitive ion channel family protein — MGRYRLGGLLKTGLVSLLACLWLSVSSLTTPAQLGESILDLSRPTLTQSVEEGEDAVVASCVRLDGHCAFRVAAPKSDLNGRVQNIEKVLAQIRKAYVTTPDPVLTIELRQEGGEVSQLSSATAATSDAESPADIAPKSPGIYLAVSPQPPVKLMNLTRFDANLKGVDVETAAEEYGEQVRSSLERARQERQSRYLLIQTGICVAVVVLLLGINWAIMQRERQLRTTRSQLKASLRARSQSLQSVLDERQHWNVTEVQLRFAQLVRAGLWIGGILLILSRFPYTRIIEVRVIDSLYIPFRLLLIGLTIYLAIRLSFALINRLTAVLASSYEITPELNRRMQLRVNTISRVSRGIVILTWLGVGILSALTAIGLNIGPLLAGAGIIGVALSLPAQSLIKDAINGFFIILEDQYAVGDVITVHGIRGLVENINLRITQLRDEEGRLVTIPNSEIGVIANHSSNWSQADVYIPISYHTDVDKVLDLIQKTGLEMKASDRWHDAMLVEPEVLGVEDFGERGLTIRVWIKTQPLKQWDVAREYRRRLKVVLDAEGIVIPAHIDFKSPAS; from the coding sequence ATGGGCAGATATCGCCTGGGAGGGTTACTCAAAACGGGGCTGGTCAGCTTGCTGGCCTGTTTATGGCTGTCGGTTAGCAGCCTGACTACCCCTGCTCAGCTGGGGGAGTCGATTCTGGATCTTTCACGGCCAACGCTGACGCAGTCTGTGGAGGAGGGGGAAGATGCTGTGGTGGCGAGTTGTGTGCGCCTTGACGGGCATTGTGCCTTTCGAGTGGCGGCGCCCAAATCAGACTTGAATGGTCGGGTCCAAAACATCGAAAAAGTCTTGGCCCAGATCAGAAAAGCCTATGTCACAACGCCGGATCCGGTGCTCACAATCGAGTTGCGTCAGGAGGGGGGGGAGGTTTCGCAGTTATCGTCTGCAACTGCTGCAACCTCGGATGCTGAATCGCCTGCAGACATAGCCCCCAAATCTCCCGGCATTTATCTTGCGGTGAGCCCCCAACCCCCCGTTAAGTTAATGAACTTAACCCGCTTCGATGCCAACCTGAAAGGGGTTGATGTAGAGACGGCGGCGGAAGAGTATGGCGAACAGGTGAGAAGCAGCTTAGAGCGAGCCCGCCAAGAACGCCAGTCTCGTTATTTACTCATCCAAACAGGGATTTGTGTGGCGGTCGTTGTGCTCTTGCTGGGCATCAACTGGGCCATTATGCAGCGAGAGCGGCAGCTGCGCACTACCCGATCGCAGCTCAAAGCGTCTTTGCGGGCGAGATCGCAGTCGCTGCAGTCGGTTTTGGATGAACGTCAGCACTGGAATGTGACTGAAGTGCAGCTGCGATTTGCTCAGTTAGTGCGGGCTGGATTGTGGATTGGCGGCATCCTGTTGATTTTGAGTCGCTTTCCGTATACCCGCATTATTGAAGTTCGGGTCATCGACAGCCTGTATATTCCGTTTCGGCTGCTGCTCATTGGCCTCACTATCTACCTGGCGATTCGGCTGAGTTTTGCCCTCATTAACCGCCTGACGGCTGTGCTTGCCAGTTCCTATGAAATTACCCCAGAGCTAAACCGACGGATGCAGCTGCGGGTTAACACCATTTCTCGGGTGAGTCGGGGCATCGTGATTTTGACTTGGCTAGGGGTGGGGATTTTGTCGGCGCTGACGGCGATCGGCCTCAATATTGGCCCGCTGCTGGCTGGGGCAGGCATCATCGGGGTGGCGCTGTCTTTACCGGCTCAAAGCCTAATTAAGGATGCTATTAACGGCTTTTTTATCATTTTGGAAGATCAGTATGCCGTGGGGGATGTGATCACGGTTCATGGGATTCGCGGCCTGGTGGAAAATATTAATCTGCGGATTACTCAACTGCGGGATGAAGAGGGGCGGTTGGTGACTATCCCCAATAGTGAGATTGGGGTCATTGCGAATCATTCCAGCAATTGGTCTCAGGCGGATGTGTATATTCCCATCAGCTATCACACGGATGTGGATAAGGTGCTTGATTTGATTCAGAAAACTGGCCTTGAAATGAAGGCCAGCGATCGCTGGCATGATGCCATGCTGGTTGAGCCGGAGGTGCTGGGGGTCGAGGACTTTGGGGAGCGGGGGCTGACGATTCGTGTTTGGATTAAAACCCAACCGCTGAAGCAGTGGGATGTGGCTCGGGAATATCGCCGTCGTCTTAAAGTGGTGCTGGATGCTGAGGGGATTGTGATTCCGGCCCATATTGATTTCAAGTCGCCTGCTTCTTAA